A genome region from Trichoderma asperellum chromosome 7, complete sequence includes the following:
- a CDS encoding uncharacterized protein (SECRETED:SignalP(1-19)): MKPVSLLVPLLVDIATCAAAHIPNIEHDTPANVPHARQEATQTNPGTILSPVPSMPGLCLFPCPPAGTCACTYHLPEQRCTETGCEIVGPEYLRT, encoded by the exons ATGAAGCCTGTTTCCCTCCTCGTTCCTTTGTTGGTTGACATAGCGACGTGTGCAGCCGCCCACATTCCCAACATTGAGCATGATACACCCGCCAATGTCCCTCATGCTCGGCAGGAGGCAACTCAGACCAATCCCGGCACCATTCTCTCTCCGGTACCGTCCATGCCAGGTTTGTG TCTGTTTCCCTGCCCACCAGCTGGGACATGTGCCTGTACCTACCATCTTCCCGAGCAGAGGTGTACGGAAACGGGCTGTGAGATAGTTGGGCCCGAGTACTTGAGAACATAG